In Plutella xylostella chromosome 3, ilPluXylo3.1, whole genome shotgun sequence, the following proteins share a genomic window:
- the LOC105380155 gene encoding fatty-acid amide hydrolase 2-B, whose amino-acid sequence MSTTVEIPDGPIGLHVKVLHYVRLVAALVARVLFNLFYGKSGEKLPPITEPILREPAVEIARRIRTQEVSSVEVLEAFIRRIKDVNSALNCFVEDRYELALKEAREADDLVKSGSLSVQQLEKDKPFLGVPFTTKDCIAVKGLHHTSGVVLRKDVIADQDAETVKLLREKGAIIMGLTNVPELCMWWETHNHIHGRTNNPYNTTRIVGGSSGGEGCIQAAAGSAFGVGSDIGGSIRMPSYFNGIFGHKPSKFIVSNAGQYPEPTSELHSSFLGIGPMVRHAVDMKPLLKIMSGSNSDKLKLDEPVDISKLKVFYQINNDAPITDPVDPEIAAAMEKVVEYLKVKHNIVAEKQRITRLRKSNPIWLTLMKDEKKSFAQRIMGKDGVCTLLLEMLKNFIGCSGNTLIGIVTGLVDRGGVAVGSEKYNHYLRCRDELIDTFQTMLGEDGVFLYPTHPTPAPYHNEPLVRPMNFCYTSIINCMGLPATNIPLGLGSEGLPIGIQVVANYNNDRLCLAVAEELDKAFGGWVEPHKA is encoded by the exons ATGAGTACGACGGTGGAGATACCGGATGGTCCAATCGGACTCCATGTTAAAGTGCTGCATTATGTGAGGCTGGTTGCGGCGCTTGTAGCCAGGGTTTTGTTCAACTTGTTTTATGGAAAATCTGGCGAGAAGCTACCGCCCATCACTGAGCCCATACTGAGGGAGCCGGCAGTTGAAATTGCTAGAAGAATCCGAACGCAAGAG GTATCGAGCGTAGAAGTGTTAGAAGCATTCATAAGGAGGATAAAGGACGTGAACTCCGCATTAAATTGCTTCGTAGAAGACCGGTATGAGCTGGCTCTGAAGGAAGCCAGGGAGGCTGACGACCTCGTCAAGAGTGGGAGCCTTTCTGTGCAGCAGTTGGAGAAAGATAAGCCATTTCTGGGAGTGCCTTTCACGACTAAAGACTGCATCGCCGTAAAGG GATTACACCACACGTCGGGGGTGGTTCTTCGTAAGGACGTCATAGCGGACCAGGATGCTGAGACCGTCAAACTACTCCGGGAGAAAGGAGCCATCATTATGGGTCTCACGAATGTCCCGGAACTTTGTATGTG GTGGGAGACCCACAACCACATCCACGGCCGGACCAACAACCCGTACAACACGACGCGGATCGTGGGCGGGTCGTCGGGAGGCGAGGGCTGCATCCAGGCGGCTGCCGGCAGCGCCTTCGGAGTCG GGTCGGATATAGGAGGATCAATAAGAATGCCCAGTTACTTCAATGGAATATTCGGCCACAAACCATCCAAATTCATAGTTTCGAATGCCGGCCAGTACCCCGAACCAACATCTGAACTGCATAGCTCATTTCTTG GTATCGGACCAATGGTGAGACATGCCGTGGACATGAAGCCGCTCTTAAAGATAATGTCGGGAAGCAACAGCGACAAACTAAAGTTAGACGAGCCCGTGGACATAAGCAAACTGAAAGTGTTCTACCAAATCAACAACGACGCCCCCATCACAGACCCGGTCGACCCGGAAATCGCCGCCGCCATGGAAAAGGTCGTCGAATACCTCAAAGTGAAGCACAACATAGTAGCCGAGAAACAGCGGATCACACGGCTGAGGAAATCCAATCCGATTTGGCTCACGCTAATGAAGGATGAGAAGAAGTCGTTCGCCCAGCGAATCATGGGGAAAGACGGTGTTTGCACGCTACTGCTTGAGATGTTGAAAAACTTTATTGGTTGTTCGGGGAACACGTTGATCGGGATAGTCACAGGGTTGGTGGACCGCGGGGGGGTAGCGGTCGGCAGCGAGAAGTACAATCACTATCTGAGGTGCCGCGATGAGCTGATCGACACCTTCCAGACGATGCTGGGGGAAGACGGGGTGTTCCTGTACCCCACGCATCCCACTCCCGCGCCCTACCACAACGAGCCCCTTGTCCGCCCTATGAACTTCTGCTACACTTCCATCATCAACTGCATGGGGCTGCCAGCGACTAATATCCCTCTAGGGTTGGGGTCAGAGGGTCTGCCAATCGGCATACAAGTGGTGgccaattataataatgatagaTTGTGCCTGGCGGTCGCTGAAGAGTTGGACAAAGCGTTCGGCGGCTGGGTGGAGCCGCATAAAGCGTAA
- the LOC105380154 gene encoding sentrin-specific protease 8 → MAKASVVLSFHEILLHRSDIALLEGPFWLNDTIISFYFEYLEKVLFSDARELLFVSPEVTQCIKMVPSEEIKIFLEPLGIGSKKFMFFALNDNDSPDMAGGSHWSLLVYSRPESCFFHMDSSSGSNHSVAWDFASHLITYFSRGASINFVNKDCLQQSNGYDCGIHVICNTERLGDYARRHGKIGSCDLLVKINPSSKRRDLLQIIESLSSS, encoded by the exons ATGGCCAAAGCCTCTGTTGTGTTGAGTTTTCACGAGATACTTCTGCATAGATCAGATATTGCTCTACTCGAGGGCCCCTTCTGGCTCAATGACACTATTATATCATTTTACTTTGAATATCTTGAAAAAGTACTGTTTAGTGATGCAAGAGAGTTGCTGTTTGTTTCGCCAGAAGTAACACAATGTATAAAAATGGTGCCATCAGAAGAAATTAAGATTTTCTTAGAGCCCCTCGGCATTGGCAGCAAGAAGTTTATGTTCTTTGCCCTGAATGATAATGACTCCCCGGACATGGCGGGTGGCTCTCACTGGAGTCTGCTTGTGTATTCGAGGCCGGAGTCTTGCTTCTTCCACATGGACTCTTCATCAGGGAGCAATCACAGTGTGGCCTGGGACTTTGCAAGCCATTTGATTACATACTTTTCAAGAGGAG CttcaataaattttgtaaataaggACTGCCTGCAACAGAGCAACGGCTATGATTGTGGCATACATGTCATCTGCAATACTGAGAGACTTGGAGATTATGCCCGCAGACATGGCAAGATTGGCTCATGTGACCTACTTGTTAAAATCAATCCTAGCTCCAAGAGGAGAGATCTTCTTCAAATCATTGAATCTCTATCTAGTTCTTAG